A genomic segment from Nocardia cyriacigeorgica GUH-2 encodes:
- the tsaE gene encoding tRNA (adenosine(37)-N6)-threonylcarbamoyltransferase complex ATPase subunit type 1 TsaE, whose product MTEHQRTLPTVADTEALGRELAAGLVAGDLVVLDGPLGAGKTALTRGIAAGLGVQGRVSSPTFIIARRHRAGDRRGAAPVALVHVDAYRLGGGLDELDALDLDTDLHDAVVVVEWGGGVVEHLTDRHLRVRLTREPESEVRVATWEWIERQVDPAAG is encoded by the coding sequence GTGACTGAACACCAGCGCACCCTGCCCACCGTCGCCGACACCGAAGCGCTCGGCCGGGAACTGGCCGCCGGCCTCGTCGCGGGCGATCTCGTCGTGCTCGACGGACCGCTCGGCGCCGGCAAGACCGCGTTGACCCGGGGCATCGCCGCCGGGCTCGGCGTGCAGGGCCGGGTCAGCTCGCCGACGTTCATCATCGCCCGCAGGCACCGCGCGGGCGATCGCCGTGGCGCGGCCCCGGTGGCGCTGGTGCACGTGGACGCCTACCGCCTCGGCGGCGGGCTCGACGAGCTCGACGCCCTCGACCTGGACACCGACCTGCACGATGCGGTGGTCGTCGTGGAATGGGGTGGCGGTGTCGTGGAGCACCTCACCGACCGTCATCTGCGGGTGCGGCTGACCCGCGAACCGGAATCAGAGGTGCGGGTCGCGACCTGGGAGTGGATCGAACGCCAGGTCGACCCGGCGGCGGGCTAG
- a CDS encoding MFS transporter encodes MPLALLALTLGAFAIGTTEFVVVGLLPDIAADYTVSIPTAGLLVTGYALGVVAGAPVMTGLGTRVSRKRMLLGSLLLLIAGNLLSAVAPSFALMLTGRIIASLAHGAFFGIGAVVAGSLVAADRKAGAIAIMFTGLTAATVVGVPLGTLLGQQFGWRLTFALVAVIGVIGLIGVAALIPDQPAPRDARLRAEFSALANPQVLLAMAMTVLGFGGVFAAITYLAPMMTDVAGYADSSVTWLLVLFGLGMFAGNLIGGRYADRHLMPMLYLALGLLAAVLALFTVTAHSKPLAAVTVVLIGALGFATVPPLQKRVLDQAASAATLASAINIGAFNLGNALAAWLGGLVISAGLGYTAPNWVGALLAASALGLAVVSARLERGAATTSNRVEPGTADPSPIDGKAMAPTP; translated from the coding sequence ATGCCGCTTGCCCTGCTCGCCCTGACCCTCGGGGCGTTCGCCATCGGCACAACCGAATTCGTCGTGGTGGGGCTGCTGCCCGACATCGCGGCCGATTACACGGTGTCCATCCCCACGGCGGGCCTGCTGGTCACCGGCTACGCGCTCGGCGTCGTCGCGGGCGCGCCGGTGATGACCGGGCTCGGCACCCGCGTCTCCCGCAAACGCATGCTGCTGGGCTCATTGCTGCTGCTGATCGCCGGAAACCTGCTGTCGGCGGTGGCACCGAGCTTCGCGCTCATGCTGACCGGGCGGATTATCGCCTCCCTGGCGCACGGCGCGTTCTTCGGCATCGGCGCGGTGGTCGCGGGCAGCCTGGTCGCCGCCGATCGCAAGGCCGGCGCCATCGCCATCATGTTCACCGGACTCACCGCCGCGACCGTCGTCGGCGTCCCGCTGGGCACCCTGCTCGGGCAGCAGTTCGGCTGGCGCCTCACCTTCGCGCTGGTCGCCGTGATCGGCGTGATCGGACTGATCGGCGTCGCCGCGCTGATCCCCGATCAGCCGGCGCCGCGGGATGCCCGGCTGCGCGCGGAATTCTCCGCACTGGCCAACCCGCAGGTCCTGCTCGCCATGGCGATGACCGTGCTCGGCTTCGGTGGCGTCTTCGCCGCCATCACCTACCTCGCGCCGATGATGACCGACGTCGCCGGATACGCCGACAGCTCGGTGACCTGGCTGCTGGTGCTGTTCGGCCTCGGCATGTTCGCCGGCAACCTGATCGGCGGCCGCTACGCCGACCGTCATCTGATGCCGATGCTCTACCTCGCGCTCGGCCTGCTCGCCGCGGTACTGGCGCTGTTCACCGTCACCGCGCACAGCAAGCCGCTCGCCGCCGTCACCGTCGTGCTGATCGGCGCACTCGGATTCGCCACCGTCCCACCCCTGCAGAAGCGCGTCCTCGACCAGGCGGCCAGCGCGGCCACTCTGGCGTCTGCCATCAATATCGGCGCGTTCAACCTGGGCAACGCGCTGGCGGCATGGCTCGGCGGCCTCGTCATCTCGGCCGGGCTCGGGTACACCGCGCCCAACTGGGTGGGCGCGCTGCTCGCCGCGAGCGCGCTGGGGTTGGCCGTCGTGTCGGCCAGGTTGGAACGTGGCGCCGCGACGACGTCGAACCGCGTCGAGCCGGGCACCGCCGACCCGTCCCCGATCGACGGCAAGGCAATGGCACCGACCCCCTAA
- a CDS encoding NAD(P)H-hydrate dehydratase, with protein sequence MCSQRGYYSVDAVREAEAELFTRVAAGVPMRRAAYGLANVVAGELRARTGGVAGRSVTLLVGSGDNGGDALWAGSFLRRRGVSVDAVLLNPDRAHAEGLAALRKAGGRVRAEVGRPDLVIDGIVGISGRGSLRPEAAEIVSRIEAPIVAADLPSGVDPDNGAVDGPAVRAQVTVAFGACKPVHALAADRCGRIELVPIGLQLPEPGLAALEPSEIGARWPVPGATDDKYSQGVTGVCAGSAAYPGAAVLCTGGAVAATSGMVRYAGSGADQVLAQFPEVIAARNIASTGRVQAWVFGPGSGTDDGAWARMAQILSTDLPVVIDADGLTLLAEHPAMVRDRTAPTVLTPHAGEFARLTGESLGVDRVTAVRELAESWGATVLLKGRATLVAEPGKPVLVNEAGGSWAATAGAGDVLSGVIGSLLAAGREPGWSAAAAARAHALAANLAAAEGPAAAPISATPLLNHLRPAIRTLRALAS encoded by the coding sequence ATGTGTTCGCAACGGGGCTATTACTCGGTCGACGCGGTCCGGGAGGCCGAGGCGGAGCTGTTCACCAGGGTCGCGGCCGGGGTGCCGATGCGGCGGGCGGCGTACGGGCTGGCGAACGTCGTCGCCGGCGAATTGCGGGCCCGCACCGGCGGTGTCGCCGGACGGTCGGTGACGTTGCTGGTCGGCTCGGGCGATAACGGCGGGGACGCGCTGTGGGCGGGGTCCTTCCTGCGCCGGCGCGGTGTTTCGGTCGACGCGGTGCTGTTGAATCCGGACCGCGCGCACGCGGAAGGTCTTGCGGCGCTGCGGAAAGCCGGGGGCCGGGTGCGGGCGGAGGTCGGTCGGCCGGACCTGGTGATCGATGGGATCGTCGGCATTTCCGGGCGCGGGTCGTTGCGGCCGGAGGCGGCGGAGATCGTCTCGCGCATTGAAGCGCCGATCGTCGCGGCGGATCTGCCGAGCGGTGTCGATCCCGATAACGGCGCGGTCGACGGCCCGGCGGTGCGGGCGCAGGTGACCGTCGCCTTCGGTGCCTGCAAACCGGTGCATGCGCTGGCGGCTGATCGGTGCGGGCGAATCGAGTTGGTGCCCATCGGATTACAGCTGCCCGAACCCGGCCTCGCGGCCCTCGAACCGAGCGAGATCGGAGCACGGTGGCCGGTGCCGGGCGCCACCGACGACAAGTACAGCCAGGGCGTCACGGGTGTCTGTGCCGGTAGCGCGGCGTATCCGGGTGCGGCGGTGCTGTGCACGGGCGGGGCGGTGGCGGCGACCTCCGGCATGGTCCGTTACGCGGGCAGCGGCGCGGACCAGGTGCTGGCCCAGTTCCCGGAGGTCATCGCCGCCCGCAATATCGCCTCGACCGGCCGGGTCCAGGCCTGGGTGTTCGGTCCCGGTTCGGGCACCGACGACGGCGCGTGGGCCCGGATGGCGCAGATCCTGTCCACCGATCTTCCGGTGGTGATCGACGCCGACGGCCTGACGCTGCTCGCCGAGCATCCCGCCATGGTCCGCGACCGCACCGCGCCCACGGTGCTCACCCCGCATGCCGGCGAGTTCGCGCGCCTCACCGGGGAGTCGCTCGGCGTCGACCGGGTGACGGCGGTGCGGGAACTGGCCGAATCGTGGGGTGCGACGGTGCTGCTCAAGGGGCGCGCCACGCTGGTCGCCGAACCCGGCAAGCCGGTGCTGGTGAACGAGGCGGGCGGTTCGTGGGCCGCGACGGCGGGTGCCGGCGATGTGTTGTCCGGTGTGATCGGATCGCTGCTCGCCGCGGGCCGCGAACCCGGCTGGTCGGCTGCCGCGGCCGCCCGAGCCCACGCCCTGGCCGCCAACCTCGCCGCCGCCGAGGGCCCGGCCGCCGCGCCCATCTCCGCGACCCCACTGCTGAATCACCTGCGGCCCGCGATTCGCACGCTGCGCGCCCTGGCTTCGTGA
- a CDS encoding MarR family winged helix-turn-helix transcriptional regulator, which yields MTADAALTGLADGWYALSLLHDRIEAHIERALQNGHDLSVREYSLLVVLSRQHDGPGGHLRMNQVAEAVVLSQSATTRLVSRLEDRGLLQRYLCPDDRRGIYTDVTVSGLELLDRARPTHDAALTSALQQAAANPELAPLVSAVEALNAGSPRTREYRPV from the coding sequence ATGACCGCCGATGCCGCTCTGACCGGCCTCGCCGATGGCTGGTACGCGCTGTCGCTGCTGCACGACCGGATCGAGGCGCATATCGAACGCGCCCTGCAGAACGGGCACGACCTCAGCGTGCGCGAGTACTCGCTGCTGGTGGTGTTGTCCCGGCAGCACGACGGGCCCGGCGGGCATCTGCGGATGAATCAGGTCGCCGAGGCGGTCGTGTTGAGCCAGAGCGCGACGACCCGGCTGGTGTCGCGCCTGGAGGATCGCGGGCTGTTGCAGCGGTATCTGTGCCCGGACGATCGGCGCGGCATCTACACCGACGTCACTGTGTCCGGACTCGAACTACTCGACCGGGCCCGCCCGACCCATGACGCGGCGTTGACCAGCGCACTCCAGCAGGCCGCCGCGAATCCCGAACTGGCGCCGCTGGTCTCGGCGGTGGAGGCGTTGAACGCGGGCAGTCCGCGCACCCGCGAATATCGTCCGGTGTGA
- the glmS gene encoding glutamine--fructose-6-phosphate transaminase (isomerizing) yields MCGIVGYVGYRDALGVVVDALRRMEYRGYDSAGVAILDGAGAIAVERKAGRLANLEAELGEAGAGAFAGSTGMGHTRWATHGAPTDRNAHPHRDAAGSIAVVHNGIIENFAPLRRELEDAGVELRSDTDTEVAVHLVARAYAEGPTAGDFEASALAVLRRLEGAFTLVFTHADHPDKIIAARRSTPLVVGVGRGEMFIASDVTAFIEHTREAVELGQDQAVVITADSYRVTDFAGNDAGSRTRPFTIDWDLAAAEKGGHDYFMLKEIEEQPAAVAETLMGHFDTGHGGSGRIVLDEQRLADQELRDVDKVFVVACGSAYHSGLLAKYAIEHWTRLPVEVELASEFRYRDPVLDRSTLVVAISQSGETADTLEAVRHAKEQKARVLAICNTNGAQIPRESDAVLYTRAGPEIGVASTKAFLAQVTANYLVGLALAQARGTKYPDEVAREFAELEAMPKLVARVLETAPQVRSIARELAKVPTVLFLGRHVGYPVALEGALKLKELAYMHAEGFAAGELKHGPIALIEDGLPVIVVMPSPKGRAVLHSKLLSNIREIQARGARTIVIAEEGDDTVRPFADDLIEIPSAPTLFQPLLSTIPLQIFAAEVAQARGYDVDKPRNLAKSVTVE; encoded by the coding sequence ATGTGCGGAATCGTGGGGTACGTCGGGTACCGGGATGCTCTCGGCGTCGTCGTCGACGCGTTGCGCCGCATGGAGTATCGCGGATACGACTCGGCGGGCGTCGCGATCCTCGACGGAGCGGGCGCCATCGCGGTGGAACGCAAGGCCGGACGCCTCGCGAATCTGGAGGCTGAGCTGGGCGAAGCCGGTGCGGGCGCGTTCGCGGGCAGCACCGGCATGGGGCACACCCGCTGGGCCACGCACGGTGCGCCGACCGACCGCAACGCCCACCCGCATCGCGATGCGGCGGGGTCGATCGCCGTGGTGCACAACGGCATCATCGAGAATTTCGCGCCGCTGCGTCGCGAACTCGAGGACGCCGGAGTGGAGCTGCGCAGCGATACCGACACCGAGGTCGCGGTGCATCTGGTGGCGCGCGCCTATGCCGAGGGGCCGACGGCGGGTGATTTCGAGGCGAGCGCGCTGGCCGTGCTGCGCCGCCTGGAGGGCGCGTTCACGCTGGTCTTCACCCATGCCGATCATCCGGACAAGATCATCGCCGCGCGTCGTTCGACCCCGCTGGTGGTGGGTGTGGGCCGCGGCGAGATGTTCATCGCCTCGGATGTGACCGCCTTCATCGAGCACACCCGCGAGGCCGTCGAACTCGGCCAGGACCAGGCCGTGGTGATCACCGCCGACAGCTACCGGGTCACCGACTTCGCCGGTAACGACGCCGGTTCGCGCACCCGGCCGTTCACCATCGACTGGGATCTGGCCGCCGCCGAAAAGGGCGGGCACGACTACTTCATGCTCAAGGAGATCGAGGAGCAGCCGGCCGCGGTCGCCGAAACCCTGATGGGGCATTTCGACACCGGCCACGGCGGGTCCGGGCGCATCGTGCTGGACGAGCAGCGCCTCGCCGATCAGGAACTGCGCGACGTCGACAAGGTGTTCGTCGTGGCCTGTGGCAGCGCCTACCACTCGGGACTGCTGGCCAAGTACGCGATCGAACACTGGACCCGCTTGCCCGTCGAGGTGGAGCTGGCCAGCGAGTTCCGCTACCGCGACCCGGTGCTGGACCGCTCCACGCTGGTGGTGGCGATCTCGCAGTCCGGCGAGACCGCCGACACGCTGGAAGCGGTGCGCCACGCCAAGGAGCAGAAGGCGCGCGTGCTCGCGATCTGCAATACCAACGGCGCGCAGATTCCTCGCGAATCCGACGCGGTGCTCTACACCCGGGCCGGGCCGGAGATCGGCGTCGCGTCGACCAAGGCCTTCCTGGCGCAGGTGACGGCCAATTACCTGGTCGGGCTGGCCTTGGCGCAGGCGCGCGGCACCAAGTACCCCGACGAGGTGGCGCGCGAGTTCGCCGAGCTGGAGGCGATGCCGAAGCTGGTCGCGCGGGTGCTGGAGACGGCGCCGCAGGTGCGGTCGATCGCGCGGGAGCTGGCGAAGGTGCCGACGGTGCTGTTCCTCGGCCGCCACGTCGGCTACCCGGTGGCGCTCGAGGGTGCGCTCAAGCTCAAGGAACTGGCGTACATGCACGCGGAGGGTTTCGCCGCCGGCGAGCTCAAGCACGGCCCGATCGCGCTGATCGAGGACGGGCTGCCGGTGATCGTGGTGATGCCCTCGCCGAAGGGGCGCGCGGTGCTGCACTCGAAGCTGCTGAGCAATATCCGCGAGATCCAGGCGCGGGGCGCGCGCACGATCGTCATCGCTGAGGAGGGCGACGACACCGTGCGCCCGTTCGCCGACGACCTCATCGAGATCCCGTCCGCGCCGACGCTGTTCCAGCCGCTGCTGTCGACGATCCCGCTGCAGATCTTCGCCGCCGAGGTGGCGCAGGCGCGCGGCTACGACGTCGACAAGCCGCGCAACCTGGCGAAATCGGTCACGGTCGAATAG
- a CDS encoding plastocyanin/azurin family copper-binding protein, with product MPTPRRHATVLAAGFVLAAALLSGCGSDDESPAEATTTATSAPTSAPAADGQAQTFVVEVDDMTFSPADLTISVGDTVTWKFDDDVVHGVQGIGDKAMGINSPLFTEGEWSHTFTTAGSYRYLCPIHPEMRGTITVQ from the coding sequence ATGCCTACGCCGCGTCGTCACGCCACCGTCCTCGCCGCCGGATTCGTCCTCGCAGCGGCGCTACTGTCCGGATGCGGTTCCGACGACGAGTCACCGGCAGAGGCGACGACCACCGCCACTTCCGCACCCACCTCGGCTCCCGCGGCGGACGGGCAGGCGCAGACCTTCGTGGTCGAGGTCGACGATATGACCTTCTCCCCCGCCGACCTCACCATCTCCGTCGGCGACACCGTCACCTGGAAGTTCGACGACGACGTCGTGCACGGCGTGCAGGGCATCGGCGACAAGGCGATGGGCATCAACAGCCCGCTGTTCACCGAGGGCGAGTGGAGCCACACCTTCACCACCGCTGGGTCGTACCGGTACCTGTGCCCGATCCATCCGGAGATGCGCGGCACCATCACTGTGCAGTAG
- the tsaD gene encoding tRNA (adenosine(37)-N6)-threonylcarbamoyltransferase complex transferase subunit TsaD, which translates to MIVMGIESSCDETGVGIVRRHPDGTCELLADEVASSVDQHARFGGVVPEIASRAHLEAIVPAMRRALSSAGIVAPDALAVTIGPGLAGALLVGVAAAKAYAAAWDVPFYALNHLGGHVAVDTLEHGPMPPCVALLVSGGHTHLLHVTDLAEPIVELGSTVDDAAGEAFDKVARLLGLGFPGGPALDAAATSGDPKAIAFPRGMTGPRDPRYDFSFSGLKTAVARYVEAAQRDGVAAADLPIPDIAASFQEAVADVLTMKAVRAAQDVGVGTLVLGGGATANSRIRSLAEERCAAAGLELRVPKPRLCTDNGVMIAALGAHVIAGGAQPSPLTVATDPGLPVSVSQIS; encoded by the coding sequence GTGATCGTCATGGGTATCGAGAGCTCCTGCGACGAAACCGGTGTCGGCATCGTCCGCCGCCACCCGGACGGCACGTGTGAGCTGCTGGCCGACGAGGTCGCCTCGAGCGTCGACCAGCACGCCCGCTTCGGCGGTGTGGTGCCCGAGATCGCTTCGCGCGCGCATCTGGAGGCCATCGTGCCCGCCATGCGGCGCGCGCTGTCGAGCGCGGGCATCGTCGCCCCGGACGCGCTCGCGGTCACCATCGGCCCCGGCCTGGCCGGTGCGCTGCTGGTCGGTGTCGCCGCCGCCAAGGCCTACGCCGCGGCCTGGGATGTGCCGTTCTACGCGCTCAACCACCTCGGCGGGCATGTCGCGGTGGACACCCTCGAGCACGGGCCGATGCCGCCGTGTGTGGCGCTGCTGGTCTCGGGCGGGCATACCCATCTGCTGCACGTCACCGATCTGGCCGAGCCGATCGTCGAGCTGGGCAGCACCGTCGACGACGCGGCGGGCGAGGCGTTCGACAAGGTCGCGCGGTTGCTCGGTCTCGGCTTCCCCGGTGGCCCCGCGCTGGACGCGGCCGCTACCTCGGGTGACCCGAAAGCCATCGCGTTCCCGCGCGGGATGACCGGCCCGCGCGATCCGCGCTATGACTTCTCGTTCTCCGGCTTGAAGACCGCGGTGGCCCGCTATGTCGAGGCCGCCCAGCGTGACGGGGTGGCGGCCGCGGATCTGCCGATCCCGGATATCGCGGCCTCGTTCCAGGAGGCGGTCGCCGATGTGCTCACCATGAAGGCGGTGCGCGCGGCGCAGGACGTCGGCGTGGGCACGCTGGTGCTCGGCGGTGGCGCCACCGCCAATTCGCGGATCCGGTCGCTGGCCGAAGAGCGTTGCGCGGCAGCCGGTTTGGAGCTGCGGGTGCCGAAGCCGCGGCTGTGCACCGATAACGGTGTGATGATCGCGGCGCTGGGCGCCCATGTGATCGCGGGTGGCGCGCAGCCGTCGCCGTTGACGGTGGCGACCGACCCGGGGCTGCCGGTGTCGGTCAGTCAGATTTCCTGA
- the alr gene encoding alanine racemase codes for MTGLVAGSETVNAQVETVVDLDAIAHNVRILREHAGDAAVMIVVKADGYNHGAVEVGRAALAAGAAELGVTTISEAVQLREAGITAPILTWLNNSDADYGAGIAADIEIGVSSLTQLRGVEAAARRLGRTATLTLKVDTGLNRNGVSVTEYRDVLTALRGLVDEQVVRFRAIFSHLAHADEPHHPIIDVQRDRFVEAIAVAKEYGLEPEITHLANSAATLTRPDLAFDMVRPGIAVYGLSPVPELGDFGLRPAMTFQAEVSLVKRVAAGEGVSYGHEWIAPHDTTVALIPAGYADGVWRRLGGRFDVWVRGARRPSIGRVCMDQLVIDLGENLDGVTEGDTAVLFGTGEGGQPHAQEWADLLETIHYEVVCAPRGRAVRRFRGGPQ; via the coding sequence ATGACCGGGTTGGTGGCAGGATCGGAAACCGTGAATGCGCAAGTCGAGACGGTCGTCGATCTGGATGCCATCGCTCATAACGTGCGGATCCTGCGGGAACACGCGGGTGACGCGGCGGTGATGATCGTGGTGAAGGCCGACGGCTACAACCACGGCGCGGTCGAGGTCGGGCGGGCCGCGCTGGCGGCGGGTGCGGCGGAACTCGGCGTCACCACGATCAGCGAAGCGGTGCAACTGCGCGAGGCCGGGATCACCGCGCCGATCCTGACCTGGCTCAACAACTCCGATGCCGATTACGGGGCCGGCATCGCCGCCGACATCGAGATCGGCGTGTCCTCGCTGACGCAGCTACGCGGCGTCGAGGCGGCGGCCCGGCGGCTCGGGCGCACCGCCACGCTGACGCTCAAGGTCGACACCGGCCTCAACCGCAACGGCGTCTCGGTCACCGAATACCGCGACGTCCTCACGGCGCTGCGCGGCCTCGTCGACGAGCAGGTGGTGCGCTTCCGCGCGATCTTCTCGCACCTGGCGCACGCCGACGAACCGCATCATCCGATCATCGACGTCCAGCGCGACCGCTTCGTCGAGGCCATCGCCGTCGCCAAGGAATACGGCCTGGAGCCGGAGATCACCCACCTGGCCAATTCGGCCGCCACGCTGACCCGTCCCGATCTCGCCTTCGACATGGTGCGCCCGGGCATCGCGGTCTACGGCCTGTCCCCGGTGCCCGAGCTCGGCGATTTCGGCCTGCGCCCGGCCATGACCTTCCAGGCCGAGGTCTCGCTGGTCAAACGGGTCGCCGCCGGTGAGGGCGTGTCCTACGGGCACGAGTGGATCGCCCCGCACGACACCACCGTCGCGCTCATCCCGGCCGGATACGCCGACGGTGTCTGGCGCCGGCTCGGCGGACGTTTCGACGTCTGGGTGCGCGGCGCGCGGCGGCCCAGCATCGGGCGGGTGTGCATGGATCAGCTGGTCATCGACCTCGGCGAGAACCTCGACGGCGTCACCGAGGGCGATACCGCGGTCCTGTTCGGCACCGGCGAAGGCGGCCAACCGCACGCGCAGGAATGGGCCGATCTGCTCGAGACCATCCACTACGAGGTGGTGTGCGCACCCCGCGGCCGCGCGGTGCGCCGATTCCGAGGCGGGCCGCAGTGA
- the rimI gene encoding ribosomal protein S18-alanine N-acetyltransferase, translating into MGIRIEPMTVADIDRCVELEQLLFPEDDPWHAVSFRSELAAGHNRYITARDDDGRMVGYAGIALLGDTEHPEAEVHTIGVDPQCHRAGIGTKLLEALLAEAGVRGGPVFLEVRTDNAPAIALYAKHGFHIIGLRKNYYHPSGADAYTMRRPALSPESAQWGEANRPDEVLS; encoded by the coding sequence GTGGGTATCCGCATCGAACCGATGACCGTCGCCGATATCGACCGCTGCGTGGAACTCGAGCAGTTGCTGTTCCCCGAGGACGACCCCTGGCATGCGGTGTCGTTCCGGTCCGAGCTCGCGGCCGGGCACAACCGCTACATCACCGCCCGCGACGACGACGGCCGGATGGTCGGCTACGCCGGGATCGCGCTGCTCGGTGATACCGAACACCCCGAGGCCGAGGTGCACACCATCGGCGTCGACCCGCAATGCCATCGCGCGGGCATCGGGACCAAACTGCTCGAAGCCCTGCTCGCCGAGGCGGGCGTGCGCGGCGGGCCGGTATTCCTCGAGGTCCGCACCGACAACGCCCCGGCCATCGCGCTCTACGCCAAGCACGGCTTCCACATCATCGGGCTGCGCAAGAACTACTACCACCCCAGCGGCGCCGACGCCTACACCATGCGCAGGCCTGCGCTGTCGCCGGAGAGCGCGCAGTGGGGCGAGGCGAATCGACCGGACGAGGTGCTGTCGTGA
- the tsaB gene encoding tRNA (adenosine(37)-N6)-threonylcarbamoyltransferase complex dimerization subunit type 1 TsaB, which translates to MLVLAVDTATPAVTAGLVELEQSAAGAQAPADVRTIAVRVRVDARAHAEVLTPQILECLSEAGRSRTDIAAVVVGVGPGPFTGLRVGMATAAAFGDALGIPVYGVCSLDAIAADGARDLAPGAELLVVTDARRREVYSARYREDLPWAQGGIGRRVAGPDVGKPGDLDTEQATVVAGSASHVDLFDLPVLPVETPSPAGLVRVAAPAVLARAVPEPLVPLYLRRPDAVEQSYRTLDRTGA; encoded by the coding sequence ATGCTTGTACTTGCTGTCGACACCGCGACGCCCGCCGTTACAGCGGGATTGGTGGAATTGGAGCAGTCCGCGGCCGGTGCCCAGGCACCGGCCGACGTGCGCACCATCGCCGTCCGGGTGCGGGTCGACGCCCGCGCCCACGCCGAGGTGCTCACCCCGCAGATCCTCGAATGCCTCAGCGAGGCAGGGCGATCCAGGACCGATATCGCGGCCGTCGTGGTCGGTGTCGGGCCCGGGCCGTTCACCGGATTACGGGTCGGCATGGCCACCGCGGCCGCCTTCGGTGACGCCCTCGGCATCCCGGTGTACGGCGTGTGCAGCCTCGACGCCATCGCCGCCGACGGCGCCCGCGACCTCGCCCCCGGGGCCGAACTGCTGGTGGTGACCGATGCCCGCCGCCGCGAGGTGTACTCGGCGCGCTACCGCGAAGACCTGCCGTGGGCCCAAGGCGGCATCGGCCGCCGCGTCGCGGGCCCCGATGTGGGCAAGCCAGGGGATCTGGATACCGAGCAGGCCACCGTCGTCGCCGGGTCGGCCTCCCACGTCGACCTGTTCGACCTACCGGTGCTACCGGTGGAGACGCCGTCACCGGCCGGGCTGGTGCGGGTCGCGGCGCCGGCCGTGCTGGCACGAGCGGTGCCCGAACCGCTGGTCCCGCTGTATCTGCGCAGGCCCGACGCGGTGGAGCAGAGCTACCGCACCCTCGACCGGACGGGGGCGTAG
- a CDS encoding alpha/beta fold hydrolase gives MSKRRVTVLRGGMATAGLVAAMAGVHALRRAGAKVLVPVARDPYRGEDFSLIDSDRAGEVRADDGVVLATRECGPADAPVTVVFVHGFCNTMESFHFQRRHLEQRWGPQVRMVLFDLRGHGRSGAPEAQRCTVRQLGRDLVRVIEAKAPDGPLVLVGHSLGGMAVLAAAAQYRALFEQRVAGVALLSTAAAEVASAGLGQLLRNPTLDGFRMAVHTAPALVQTGRMTAKHVIAPILHVSSFHGPVSPTLSRFATLMIDRTPVETIVKFLKAIELHDESAALPVLADIPVLIMGGKHDLVIPFRNSRALARELPEAELVELPEAAHMPQLQFADLVDAALDRLLLRAGVVTGTPEVTGD, from the coding sequence GTGAGCAAACGCCGGGTGACCGTCCTGCGCGGCGGTATGGCCACCGCGGGCCTGGTCGCGGCCATGGCCGGGGTGCACGCACTCCGGCGCGCGGGGGCCAAGGTGCTGGTGCCGGTGGCCCGCGATCCGTACCGCGGCGAGGACTTCTCGCTGATCGACTCCGACCGGGCCGGGGAGGTCCGCGCCGATGACGGTGTCGTGCTGGCGACCCGCGAATGCGGTCCCGCCGACGCCCCCGTCACCGTCGTCTTCGTGCACGGCTTCTGCAACACCATGGAGTCGTTCCACTTCCAGCGCCGTCACCTCGAACAGCGCTGGGGTCCGCAGGTGCGGATGGTGCTGTTCGATCTGCGCGGGCACGGACGCTCGGGCGCTCCGGAAGCCCAGCGCTGCACCGTCCGCCAGCTCGGGCGCGACCTGGTGCGCGTCATCGAGGCGAAGGCGCCGGACGGGCCGCTGGTGCTGGTCGGGCATTCGCTCGGCGGGATGGCGGTCCTGGCCGCGGCGGCCCAATACCGGGCGCTGTTCGAGCAGCGGGTTGCGGGCGTCGCCCTGCTGTCGACGGCGGCGGCCGAGGTGGCCAGCGCCGGGCTCGGCCAGCTGTTGCGCAATCCGACCCTCGACGGGTTCCGGATGGCGGTGCACACCGCGCCGGCGCTGGTGCAGACCGGCCGGATGACGGCCAAGCATGTGATCGCGCCGATCCTGCACGTGAGCTCGTTCCACGGTCCGGTGAGCCCGACGTTGTCGCGGTTCGCCACGCTGATGATCGACCGCACCCCGGTCGAGACGATCGTCAAATTCCTGAAAGCGATCGAATTGCACGACGAATCGGCCGCGCTGCCGGTGCTCGCCGATATCCCGGTGCTGATCATGGGCGGTAAACACGATCTGGTGATCCCGTTCCGCAACTCCCGGGCGCTGGCGCGTGAACTGCCGGAGGCCGAACTGGTCGAGCTGCCGGAGGCGGCGCATATGCCGCAGCTGCAGTTCGCCGATCTGGTCGACGCCGCCCTGGACCGGCTGCTGCTGCGCGCCGGCGTCGTCACCGGCACACCGGAGGTGACCGGTGACTGA